A stretch of the Chelonoidis abingdonii isolate Lonesome George chromosome 11, CheloAbing_2.0, whole genome shotgun sequence genome encodes the following:
- the LOC116833883 gene encoding olfactomedin-4-like, protein MDASGHCVCTVILPDDTFPLRRIELLESSAHNLTLRVQREMEKLQEYGQRLAWYEAKLQNASHRLQLLEAGDLTPTELDFQELRKEIGEMESFVGHLRSSLNGSDTTVEVVHRELQNMSVTVSALESYDKNHVVAMRQELTTLRQRLAECQKDKPLLGRQPPIGMCNHQGIWRIGKPTVVQLNWRGASYKAGAWGKESALRARRKERYWVAPLNLDGRRLDSVRLYGSYQDLLLARNSTDQLITGFGQGAGPVLYNGSFYYNCYNARDLCRLDLESGAVDRKAVPNATFNNRFSYAGTSWQGLDLAADESGLWVLYATERSEGDIVIGRLGPGSLAPEKTWQTSQYKPAATNAFMVCGVLYATRAVSTRREEIFYAYDTHTGQESRLSLPLDKVTDVVRSLSYNPTDHKLYMFSDGYLLRYDVLFRP, encoded by the exons ATGGACGCCAGCGGTCACTGCGTCTGCACCGTCATCCTGCCCGACGACACCTTCCCCCTGCGGCGGATCGAGCTGCTGGAGTCGTCAGCCCACAACCTGACCCTCCGTGTGCAGCGGGAGATGGAGAAG CTCCAGGAATACGGGCAGCGCCTAGCGTGGTACGAGGCTAAGCTGCAGAACGCCAGCCAccggctgcagctgctggaggcagGTGACCTGACCCCCACGGAGCTGGACTTCCAGGAGCTGCGGAAGGAGATCGGCGAGATGGAGTCCTTCGTGGGCCACCTCCGCTCCTCCCTCAACGGGAGCGACACCACGGTGGAGGTGGTGCACCGGGAG CTCCAGAACATGTCGGTCACCGTGAGCGCCCTGGAGTCCTATGACAAGAACCACGTGGTGGCCATGAGGCAGGAGCTGACCACGCTCAGGCAGCGCTTGGCGGAGTGTCAGAAGGACAAGCCCCTGCTGGGACGGCAGCCGCCGATCG gcaTGTGCAACCACCAGGGGATCTGGCGCATCGGCAAGCCCACGGTGGTGCAGCTGAACTGGCGGGGCGCGAGCTAcaaggctggggcctggggcaaggaGTCAGCCCTGCGTGCCAGGCGGAAGGAGCGCTACTGGGTGGCCCCCCTGAACCTGGACGGCCGGCGGCTGGACTCGGTGCGTCTCTACGGCTCCTAccaggacctgctgctggcccggAACTCCACGGACCAGCTGATCACGGGCTTCGGGCAGGGGGCCGGGCCGGTGCTCTACAATGGCTCCTTCTACTACAACTGCTACAACGCGCGGGACCTCTGCCGCCTGGACCTGGAGAGTGGGGCTGTCGACCGCAAGGCGGTGCCCAACGCCACCTTCAACAACCGCTTCTCCTACGCGGGCACCAGCTGGCAAGGCCTCGACCTGGCCGCCGATGAGAGCGGGCTGTGGGTGCTCTACGCCACCGAGCGCAGCGAGGGCGACATTGTTATCGGCCGCCTCGGCCCCGGCTCGCTGGCCCCGGAGAAGACCTGGCAGACCTCCCAGTACAAGCCAGCGGCCACCAACGCCTTCATGGTGTGCGGGGTGCTGTATGCCACCCGGGCGGTCAGCACCCGCCGCGAGGAGATCTTCTACGCCTACGACACCCACACCGGCCAGGAGAGCCGCCTCAGCCTGCCGCTGGACAAGGTGACGGACGTCGTGCGGTCGCTGAGCTACAACCCCACTGACCACAAGCTCTACATGTTCAGCGATGGCTACCTGCTTCGCTACGACGTCCTCTTCCGGCCCTAG